One region of Scophthalmus maximus strain ysfricsl-2021 chromosome 15, ASM2237912v1, whole genome shotgun sequence genomic DNA includes:
- the siva1 gene encoding apoptosis regulatory protein Siva — protein MPKRACPFPETFSSQYKMHIGQQELNNFGVLGNKYRQEIYAKTKNLLFNGAKAVMGTIWTGEEKCADPQPTGQAETPTCSQTLLRGQTLIGQDGRLTRASDAPGVPVAPAGCCVCQKSQGSRTPCSQCDRPACSSCTRQCSSCSSLCCSVCTIIDYSGQYDEVLCCGCST, from the exons ATGCCGAAACGAGCTTGTCCTTTCCCCGAAACCTTCTCCTCCCAGTACAAAATGCACATTGGACAACAGGAACTGAATAACTTTGGCGTGTTGGGGAACAAATACCGACAGGAAATCTACG CAAAGACGAAGAACCTGCTCTTTAACGGTGCCAAGGCCGTGATGGGCACAATCTGGACTGGAGAGGAGAAGTGCGCGGACCCTCAGCCGACGGGACAAGCCGAGACGCCCACATGTAGCCAGACCCTGCTGAGAGGACAGACTCTGATCGGACAGGACGGGAGGCTGACGAGAGCCAGCGATGCTCCAG GTGTACCGGTGGCTCCCgcaggctgctgtgtgtgtcagAAGAGCCAGGGGTCCAGGACACCTTGCTCCCAATGTGACCGTCCAGCCTGTTCCTCCTGCACCCGACAGTGCTCAAGCTGCtccagcctctgctgctctgtctgcaCCATCATAGA ttaCAGCGGGCAATATGATGAAGTACTTTGCTGCGGTTGCTCGACATGA
- the adss1 gene encoding adenylosuccinate synthetase isozyme 1, with the protein MAMPLLETAQSRQGQSAAGTDMSLTWTPKDHKNTSQPAATGQQKRSRNDVGNKVTVVLGAQWGDEGKGKVVDLLATEADVVCRCQGGNNAGHTVVVDGKEYDFHLLPSGIINTKSTSLIGNGVVIHLPGLFEEGDKNDKKGLKGWEKRLIVSDRAHLVFDFHQVVDGLQESERQAQEGKNIGTTKKGIGPAYSSKASRTGLRVCDLLGDFKDFSTRFKNLVHQYQSMYPSLAVDVEDQLKKLKEYSERLRPMVRDGVYYMYEALHGAPKKILVEGANAALLDIDFGTYPFVTSSNCTVGGACTGLGIPPLNIGDVFGVAKAYTTRVGIGAFPTEQLNAVGELLQTRGHEVGVTTGRKRRCGWLDLVIVRYAHMINGFTAIALTKLDILDVLDEIKVGVAYKLNGKRIPHFPANMDVLHKAEVEYETFPGWKTDTTAARKWNDLPAKAQNYIRFIENHIGVPIKWVGVGKSRECMIQMF; encoded by the exons ATGGCCATGCCACTGCTGGAGACGGCTCAGTCTCGGCAGGGACAGTCAGCGGCCGGCACCGACATGTCGCTCACCTGGACGCCGAAGGACCACAAGAACACCAGCCAGCCCGCCGCCACCGGGCAGCAGAAGCGGTCGCGCAACGACGTGGGCAACAAGGTGACGGTGGTGCTCGGCGCGCAGTGGGGAGACGAGGGCAAAGGGAAGGTCGTCGACCTGCTGGCGACCGAAGCGGACGTTGTCTGCAGATGTCAG GGAGGCAACAATGCAGGACACACGGTGGTAGTGGATGGCAAGGAGTACgacttccacctcctcccaagTGGAATCATCAACACCAAAAGCACATCACTCATCG GTAATGGAGTCGTCATACATCTACCTGGCCTGTTCGAGGAAGGTgataaaaatgacaagaaag GTCTGAAAGGCTGGGAGAAGAGGCTAATCGTCTCAGACAGAGCTCATCTTG TGTTTGATTTCCACCAGGTTGTCGATGGCTTACAGGAGAGTGAAAGACAAGCACAAGAAGGAAAGAA CATTGGAACCACCAAGAAGGGCATTGGACCTGCATATTCTAGCAAAGCATCTCGCACTGGCCTGCGCGTGTGTGACCTCCTGGGTGACTTTAAGGACTTCTCCACCAG ATTCAAGAATCTTGTCCACCAGTATCAGTCCATGTATCCATCCCTGGCAGTTGACGTTGAGGACCAACTGAAGAAACTCAAG GAATATTCTGAAAGATTGCGGCCGATGGTGAGAGACGGGGTCTATTATATGTACGAAGCTCTTCACGgtgctccaaaaaaaattctggtgGAAGGGGCCAATGCCGCTCTGCTCGACATTGACTTTG GCACATATCCTTTTGTGACATCCTCAAACTGCACCGTGGGCGGGGCATGCACTGGTCTTGGCATTCCGCCTCTGAATATCGGTGATGTGTTTGGTGTAGCAAAGGCCTACACCACCAGGGTGGGAATAGGAGCGTTCCCCACGGAACAACTCAAT GCAGTAGGAGAGCTGCTGCAGACGAGGGGTCATGAGGTGGGCGTGACCACAGGAAGGAAGCGGCGTTGCGGCTGGTTGGATCTAGTCATCGTCCGATACGCTCATATGATTAATGGCTTCACAGC CATTGCTTTGACAAAACTTGACATTCTGGATGTGCTGGACGAAATTAAAGTTGGAGTGGCCTACAAACTCAATGGGAAACGAATTCCACATTTTCCAG CCAACATGGACGTTTTGCACAAAGCGGAGGTTGAGTACGAGACCTTCCCTGGTTGGAAGACAGACACGACTGCAGCCAGGAAATGGAACGACCTCCCAGCCAAGGCACAAAACTACATCCGCTTCATCGAGAACCACATTGGAGTTCCCA tcAAGTGGGTCGGTGTTGGAAAGTCCAGGGAGTGCATGATCCAGATGTTCTAA